In a genomic window of Balaenoptera ricei isolate mBalRic1 chromosome 3, mBalRic1.hap2, whole genome shotgun sequence:
- the TINCR gene encoding TINCR ubiquitin domain containing, giving the protein MEGLRRGLSRWKRYHIQVHLADEALLLPLTVRPRDTLSDLRAQLVGQGVSSWKRTFYYNARRLDDHQTVRDVRLQDGSVLLLVSDPR; this is encoded by the exons ATGGAGGGGCTGCGGCGGGGCCTGTCGCGCTGGAAGCGCTACCACATCCAGGTGCACCTAGCGGACGAGGCGCTGCTGCTGCCGCTCACGGTGCGGCCGCGGGACACGCTCAGCGACCTGCGCGCCCAGCTCGTGGGCCAGGGCGTGAGCTCCTGGAAGCGCACCTTCTACTACAACGCGCGGCGGCTGGACGACCACCAGACGGTGCGCGACGTGCGCCTGCAGGACGGCTCGGTGCTGCTGCTCGTCAGCGACCCCAG GTAA